GATGGCCGGGGGTTCGAATCCCTCCAGGCGCGCTTATTTCTTGCCGGTTATTCTAATTGTTTGAGGCTTCCAATTTTGTAGTTTATGCAAGGAGATTCCGGGCGATAACAATCCGCTGAATCTCGGATGTGCCTTCGTAAATCTCCATACACTTGGCATCGCGGTAATGGCGTTCGACCGGATACTCCTTGGTGTAACCGTATCCCCCGAGAATCTGAACCGCTTCTCGAGTAACTTCCACTGCGGTCGTTGCGGCAAAAAGTTTCGCCATCGCCGCTTCCTGACTGAAGCGCGGTTTGCCAGCATCTTTCTGAAATGCCGCATAGTAAACCAGGAGTCGAGAGGCCGCGATTTTGGTTGCCATTTCGGCAAGTTTTGCCTGAATCATTTCAAATTCGCAGATGGGTTTACCAAACTGTTTTCGTTCTTTGGAGTAGGCGAGCGCCTTTTCAAAAGCCGCTTGGGCGATCCCGACCGCCTGGGCGCCGATGTCGATTCTTGAGACATCAAGGGTACCCAGCGCCACTTTAAAGCCGGCGTTGAGTTCACCGAGGACATTTTCTTTTGGGACCTCACAGTCTTCGAATATGAGTTCACAGTTGGCAGTTGCCCGGAGTCCCAAGAGGTCCTCGTGTTTTCCAAGCGAAAAGCCCGGGAAAGAACGTTCAACCAAGAATGCGGTTATGCCTTTACTGCCAAGTTCCGGTGCGGTTTTCGCAAAGACGATGAAGATTTGGGCAGCGCCAGCGTTGGTGATGAATCGCTTGGAGCCGTTGAGGATATATTTATCTCCTTTTAGCACCGCTTTTGTCTCCATCGAAGCCGGGTCACTGCCGGCATTGGCTTCGGTTAAACCGAATGCGCCAAGCATTTCGCCGGTAGCCATGCGGGGGAGATACTTTTGTTTGAGTTCTTCACTTCCCCAGTTCACGATGGGCCAGGCAACAAGAGTGTTGTGAACAGCGGTGATGACACCGGTGGAGGCGCAACCCCGGGAGATTTCTTCAATCGCAATCGCGAGCGAGACAAAGTCAAACTTATTGCCACCGTACTGTTCGGGAATGGTCATCCCCAGAAGCCCGAGTTCTGCCAGTTTCTTTATCGTCTCGTGTGGAAATTCGGCGCTGGCATCAAGTTGGGCTGCCTTGGGTTCAAGTTCGTTAGTTGCGAAGTCGCGCACCATATTGCGTAACATTATCTGGTCTTCGGTTAAATTAAACTCCATCTGTTCCTCCTATACTTCTTTTAATACCTCTTTGGCAATTATTAACCGCATTATTTCGGATGTGCCTTCACCGATTTCGCCTAGTTTGGCATCCCGGTACACCCGATTTAAATTCATCTCCTGGGTCAGAGCCGGGAAACCAATGGTAGCGATTGCGGTGTTGACCGCACGCATCGCCACTTCCGAAGCAAAAAGTTTGGCAAAGGCGCACTGTTTATCCGCCCGGACCCCGGCATCTTTGATTAATGCGGCATCGTAAACGAGGAGTCGTGCCGCTTCAACCTCCATTGCAGTATCAGCGAGCGCTTTTGCCGC
The nucleotide sequence above comes from candidate division WOR-3 bacterium. Encoded proteins:
- a CDS encoding acyl-CoA dehydrogenase; translation: MEFNLTEDQIMLRNMVRDFATNELEPKAAQLDASAEFPHETIKKLAELGLLGMTIPEQYGGNKFDFVSLAIAIEEISRGCASTGVITAVHNTLVAWPIVNWGSEELKQKYLPRMATGEMLGAFGLTEANAGSDPASMETKAVLKGDKYILNGSKRFITNAGAAQIFIVFAKTAPELGSKGITAFLVERSFPGFSLGKHEDLLGLRATANCELIFEDCEVPKENVLGELNAGFKVALGTLDVSRIDIGAQAVGIAQAAFEKALAYSKERKQFGKPICEFEMIQAKLAEMATKIAASRLLVYYAAFQKDAGKPRFSQEAAMAKLFAATTAVEVTREAVQILGGYGYTKEYPVERHYRDAKCMEIYEGTSEIQRIVIARNLLA